DNA from Kitasatospora acidiphila:
ACTGTGGGAGCTCAGGAACCCGCGCTGAGGTCGTCGACCATGTCGACCCGGTGCGCGCTGCCGGACGGGACGACATCACGAACCTCGTCCCGGCGTGCCGTTCGTGCAACAGCAGCAAGGGCTCACGAGCGCCGCTGGAGTGGAAGGCCGCACAGGAGGAGTTGGTCCGCAACACTCCGGAGTGGAAGTGGGACTCGCTCGATGCACGGACTCCGTGCTTTCCCGAATACGTCCTTTCTCTGACGGAGGCAGGGCTGCTGGAGATCGTTTCGGACGTTCAAGCGGAGGTTCTGGAGGCCGCGAAGGCATTCCAAGCCAGGGCCGCTGAGACCTCGATGGCCCATGCCCGCAGTTTCATTGCCAGCCTGGGCAACGTGGTTGACTCGACCACGCGTGTGAGACTACTGGGCTTCATGAGGCGCCATCTGGACGCCCTTGATGGGACCGGCCAGAGTGCGGCGGCTGGGCAGATGGCTGGCAGGCAGCTGATTTGAACGGGCTGGGGCCACATCCGAGGTCTTCCCCGGCCCCTCATTGCGGTTTGACTACTTACCAGAGAAGCGAATCAGCACTATGTGGCGAGGCGCCAATCCAAGGCGGGTACTGGGGGCCGCACCGAGACGCTGATGTTCCCGGCCCACCGGTGGTTGTTAGCCCTGGTCCGCGGGAGCGAAGTAGTCCCGGAGCATGACGGTGGTCCACTCCGCCTGGCGATGCTCACCGCGCGGGCCCATCTCGCTGAACCAGGGCTTCACTTCGAGGACCGGGGTGCCGTCGACGGCGTCGAGGTCTTCGACGTGGAGGTCCAGGCCGTCGACCTTGAGCAGGCGGCAGCGGGAGACGCCGAGCCAGTTCAGGCGGCGCATGTTGCGGTGGCCGAAGATGCCGACCTCGGGCCAGTCGGGGTTGTCGCGGGGGCGGCGGGCGCCGAGGTTGAGGTCGGTGGGGTCGGTGAGGTGGAAGCGGAAGACGATCTCCAGGTGGGAGAAGTCTTCGAGGCCCTTGGTCGCGTCGGGGGTGAAGAGGGAGTCGTCGAGCCGGATGATGGCCCGGGTGCCGCCCCAGAAGTCGTCCGTGGGTTCGGTCCGGCCGCCCACGACGTGGCCGAGGGCCTCGACTTCGAACGTCTCGCGGTCTGCCATCAGTGACTCCTCATCAGGCGGTTTCGGACAGGTAGGCGGCGGCGCGGGCATCGATCTCGCTCGCAGTCGTGGTTCCGCGCCGGCGGTAGGGGGAGAGCAGGGAGCGCATGTCGGCGGCGGCCTGGCGGGTGCGGCCGGAGCGGATGCCGTCCATGGCGTCGAGGGCCTGCGACCAGGTGGCGCAGGCCTGTTCGATGTTGTTGAGCTGGGAGTGTACGGACCCGAGGTACCCGAGGGTCACGGCGTGGGTGCGGGTGAAGGCGGTCGCTTTGCGGGTGCGGACGCTGCGCTGGAACTCCCGCACCGAGCCGCCCAGGTCTCCTATGTCCCGCAGGGCACAGGCGGTTTCGTGGGCCAGGCTTGCCTCGCCGAAGAAGAACACCCGGTCCGGCTCCTCGATACCGCTGTCGGCGGCGGCGAGGTCGTCTTCGGCCCGCAGCAGCGCCTTGGAGGCGGCGTTCCGGCGTCCGGAGACGGCCAGGCTGCGGGCATGGACGACGCCGAGGAGGGCCCGTTCGCGCGGCGAGGCGAGGGCGTAGCGGTCGCCTTCGACGGATGCGGTGGCGAGGTTCAGAGCCTGCTGGTGGTGGCCGAGGTCGATCGCCTGGTGGGCCATGGCTCGCAGGACGTGGGCGGCCATCGGGGCGTCGCCCGCTTCGGCGGCGAGCTTGACCGCCTCGGTGAAGTAGCGCTGGGCGGTTGGGTGCCGGCCGCCGTCGAAGGCCATCCAGCCGGTGAGGTAGGCGAGTTCGCTGGCCGCCGAGAAGAGTTCGCGGCGGATCCGCTCGTCGGTGAACTTCCCTTGCAGGTAGGCGGTGACATCGGTGGTCAGGTACTGCACCACGGATGTCCAGGCGTGGCCACCGCCGCGCCGCTGGTCGACCTGGGAGAACAGGGTGGTCATCTCGCGGACCGCCGCGAGGTCCCCGCGGCCGACCCGCCGGGTCGCGGTGGCACCACGGGTGGTGCCGCGGTTGGCCATCCGAGGCCACCAGTCATCACTGGGCAGCGATAGGGCGGCCACCGAGTAGACCGCCGTGCCCAGCGCCTGCCTGCGTTCCACGTCCACGTCGGATCTCCCGAGTTCGGCCAGCGCACTCAGGGTATCGGCGTCCCAGTCGGGGGCGCGGGTGGCAGGGGCGGTCAGGCCGATCTCTTCGAGCGTGATGACCTGGTTTCCGAGGGCACGGCTCAGCGCCTCAGCCAAGTAGACGCCGACGTTCCCGGCCGGCTGGACGCCGTTCTTCCACTGTGTGATGCCCGACTTGTTGGTCTCCAGCACCTCACCGTGCTCAGCCGCCACCCTTCTGACCAGGCGTGCGATCGCGTCACCCGGGAGCTTGGTCTCGGTGATGACTGCCCGCAGCTTCTGGTTCGGTTCTCGCCCTGGTGCCAACGCCCACCTCCTGACGGGACGTTAAACCGGATAAACCACTTTGGGTGTCCAGCATCGTACTCCTGGTAGCGGTTCGGCAGTTCACTAACTGCATGCCGCTCCAGTGACTGGCCGCACCGGCCGAGTGGTGGGGGCAGTCCACGCCGTATGGATCTGCTCCCGTTCACCAGCCGCGCGGTGGTCCCCATGTCGAGGGTGCGTGCCGGGACGCTCCGGCCGCGCGGGTCTCGGAGCACCTAAGCCGAGGAGATGATGATGACCGCAGGGACGTTCACCCCGTCGGCCACGACCGACCGGGTGGCGCGGAGGATGCCGTGCCGGTTGGAGACCGTGAAGGCCGCCCGGAGACTGGTCGACGAGACGCTGCGGGGCTGGGGGCTGGGCGAACTCACCGACAGCACGAGGTTGTTGGTTAGCGAGTTGGTCACCAATGCGGTCCGGCACACCGGCTGCACGCGGATCGTCGTGCGGCTCGCGCGGGATGAGCGGACCGTTCGGGTGAGCGTGCAGGACTTCTCCTGTGAGCTCCCCCTCCTCATCCAGGCCGGCCTGAACGAGGAGCGCGGCCGGGGGATGGCGCTGGTCGACAGCATGTCCGATCGGTGGGGCGTGGACCTGAAGCCCTTCGGCAAGGTCGTGTGGGCGCAGGTCACGGCCCGCACGAGACCGGCACGAGCGATGTGACCACGTCCGGTGATCCCGGAGAGCTCCCGCCAACTGGCCGGCGACCGGCCGTGGCGGGGACAGACGGCTCCTGCTGGAGCCATTCCTCGTACTCGCTCAGGAGTGGGAGGAGGTGAACCACATGTCGCACCGCACCGGGGTGGCCGGCTGGCAGGCCCCGCAGCCTCCGCCGCCACCACCTCCCGCGCCCCCGCCGCCCCCGATCCCGGAGCCGCCGTTCCCGGGCCGGTAGGTCGTCAACACCTTGGTGCGGGTCCGCCGAGCGCAATTCGGCGGACCCGCACCAAGCATCCGTACCCCGTCAGGAGAGAGGTCGATCATGTTCCTACCCGTGACCGCTGGTCACGACGATCGAATCGTCGTCCTCGGCGCCGGCCCCTGCGGGCTCGCGTGCGCCGATGCCCTGCGGCAGCTCGGGCACCGCAACTGGGTGGTGCTGGAGGCCCGCGATACCGTCGGCGGCCTTGCCTCCTCCGTAGTAGATGAGGAGGGCTTCACCTGGGACCTCGGAGGGCACGTCGTCTTCTCGCACTTCGGGGAGTTCGACCGGCTGCTGGCAGAACTCTTCAGCAGCGACGAGCTGTTGGTCCACGACCGCTCGTCGTACGTCCGGTTCGGCAACCGCTGGGTGCCTTACCCCTTTCAGCAGCACCTCGGCGCTCTCCCGTCGTTGGACGCGCTCGCCTGCCTGGCCGGGCTCGCTGCCGTGCGGCTGCGTGGCAGGGCTGACCACCAGCGGGCCGCGGACGACTTCGAGAGCTGGCTGCAAGCCGCCTACGGGACGCCGATGGTGGAGCGGTTTTTCGGCCCGTACAACACGAAGGTCTGGTCCGTGGCGCCCAGGGAGATGAGCGCGGGCTGGGTCGCGGAACGAGTTGCGCCGGCCAGCCTCGGTGGAGCCCTTGCCACCGTCCTGGGGCTGCGTCGCCCGCACAGCACGTGGGGCCCGAACGCCACCTTTGCCTTCCCCACCCACGGAGGCACCGGAGAGGTGTGGCGGCGACTGGCCGCCCGGCTCGGCGACCGGGTCCATACACGCGCCCGAGCCGTGGCGATCGATGCGGAGGAGCGCCGCGTCGTCCTGGCCGGCCGGGAGGTCGTCGACTACGACCACCTGGTCACCACGATGCCGCTCGACCAGCTCGTCGCCTGCACCGCCAGCGCGCCGGACCAGGTCCGCAGGGCGGCAGCCCGACTGCGGCACAACACAGTGGCGATGGTGGGCCTCGGGTACCGCGCTCCCACGATGGACCGGCGCTCGTGGCTCTACTTCCCGCACGCCGACGTGCCGTTCTACCGGGCCACCAACTTCAGCAAGTACGCCCCGGCCAACGTGCCCGGCGGCGACACCTCGGCCTACTGCTCGTGGATGACGGAGACCTCGTTCCCAGCCGACCAGTCCTTCGAGCCGGAGGCATTGACACGGTCCTGCGACGAGGCGTTGCGCCGCCACGGCCTGGTGCCCGAGCAAGCACCGCTGGCCAGCGCGCACGTGGAAGTCATCCCGTACGCCTACCCGGTGCCGACACTGGCTCGCGACCAGGCGCTCGCCGAGATCACGCCTTGGCTTGAGGCGCACGGCATCCACTCCCGCGGCCGGTTCGGCACCTGGCGCTACGAAATCGGCAACATGGACCACGCCGTGAAGATGGGCATCGACATCGCCCACCGCCTGGTTACGGGGGCTGCCGAGGAGCTGGTTCCCACGCCGCACAGGGACGCCGCGATGGTCGGCAGTCGGTCATGACAGGACTTCAGGAAGTCCGCTTCGGCGGGCACCGCTTCGCCTTGGACGTCGACCGCTCCTTCGCGGCCGACCAGCTCGCTCACCTGGCGGACTTCTCCGCCACCCTCGGTCGTGTCGGGGAGTGCGAACACCCGCGCATGTCGATTACGGTCCGCCACGATACCGGGCTGTTCAACGACCGTCTGGAGCGCCTGGCCGCGCTGCCGTATCGAACGGTCATTCCGTTCCGTGGAGAGCCGTACCACCTCGCCCAGATCGGCGACGTCACGTGGTGGCGCCAGCCCCACGGCGCGGGCCGGTGTGAGGACCACCTCTACGCCAGGGACCAGGGTGGACGCATTCATATCCTGCTCCGCCCCGGTGCCGAGCGCGGTGAGCGCTATCTGATGCGCGTTATCCGCGAGGCCGCCTTGCGGTGCGCGCAGGAGCGCGGCTGGGCGGTCTTCCACGCGGCGGCCGCTGCAGTTGGCGGCCGCGGTGTGTTGCTCGCGGGTACTTCAGGCGCGGGCAAGACGACCGTGCTGAGCGCCCTTGCCGCGTACGCCGGCGCGGATCTGATTGCCGCCGACCGCGCGGCCGTCGACGAGGAGGCGACCCACGTGCTCGGCGTTCCGCTGTCGGTGCGGATCGGCTCCGGCACCATCGGCGCGCTGCCGCCGGCGATCACAGCAGACCGCCGACTCGCCGTCCCTGATCACCTCGGCCCCGCCGGGAAGGCGGCGCTCACTCCAGCCGAGTTCGCCGGGGCCTTCGGCGTCGCGGTACGGGAGAGCGCCCCGCTCGCACTGGTCGTCATGCCCCAGCTCACCGCCGACCAGCAGCCGCCCACAGCGCGTCCCTTCGACCGGTGCACCGCCCGGCGCCAACTGGCCACCGCCTGCTGCACGCCGTACGACGAAGACTGGCTGGAGCCTTGGCTCACGCCGCAGTCCACCAGCATCGACGCTCTGCAGCAGCAGGCGGACCAGCTGCTTGACTCGCTCGCTGACAGCGTCCCTGTCCTGCACGTGACTGCCGGAGTGCAATGCCCTGACCTGCTCCACCGCCTGGCGGACTGCGTCCTTGGGAGGCTGGGATGAGACCGCAGAGGATCGCACTCGTTGGACCGGTTGCATCCGGCAAGTCCACCCTGGCCGCTGCCATCGCCCACCACACCGGCCTGCCTCACATCGACCTCGACCTACTGTTCTGGGGGCCGCGCTGGACCCCCGTGCCGACCGACGTCTTCCACGACCGAGTTCACCAGGCGATCGCCCAGGACCGGTGGATCACGGACGGCAACTACGGCGGCGATGTCGGCGGAACGATCACCAACTGCGCCGAGCTCACCATCTGGCTCGACCTGCCGCTGCGCACCTGCCTGCCCCGTCTGCTCAACCGCTCGCTGCGACGCGCCTGGCACGGCCACGAACTCTTCGCCGGCAACCGCGAGACCTGGAGCCACCTCATCGCCCGCGACTCGATCCTCTGGTGGGGACCGGTCCACCACCACCGGCACCGTCGCCGCTGGAGGGACGACCTCGCCGCCTCCGGGCGCCCGGTCCTGCACCTGCGCGAGGCCGCGACCCTGGCCCCGGCCCTGCACCACCTCGACCTGCTGCCCGAACGCTGGGAGGCCCGATGCCCCGCGAAGTGATCGCCTCCGTCGTCCGCGTCCCGTGGCACAGCACCCACGGCGGCTACGACCGCCTCCTCGACTACCTCCCTGAGACCCGCCGCATCGGCCCGCCCAGTACCCCGCTCGCCCGGAGCCTGGCCAGCGTCGGACACCTGGTCGGCCGCCGCTTGTGCCCGCTGCCGTTCTATCCGGCCAGGCACTTCGCCACCGACATCCGCATCCTGGCGGACCCCAGGCCCGCCCATGTCCTCTACGGCGACGAGCAGTTCTGGTTCTCCCAACACCGCACCGCCCCAACCGCGGTCACCTACCACCAGCCCGCCCGGCACCTGGCCCGCCTCTTGCCGTCGGCCACGTGGCGCAGCCTCCTCCCGCGAGCGGCCCACGTCATCACCCTGGACCCCACGCAACAGGCGTTCTTCGCCGACCACCTCCCGGAGCAGCGCGTCCACCTCGTGCCCCACGGCATCGACACTGCAGCCTTCAGACCCGGCCAACCACTCCAACCCGGCAATCGGCCAATGGTGTTGACCGTCGGCTGGTGGCTCCGCGATTGGGACGTCTTGGATGCCGTGCACTGGCGCCTGCACCGGCGCTATGGCGACGAAGTCGACCTCGTTGTCGTCACCCGTGAGGCCGCCGCCCACCGCTGGCACCCGGCTGTCCGCGTGCTGGAGAACGTCGCTGAGCCAGTACTCGTCGACCTCTACCAGCGCGCCGCCGCCGTGCTCCTGCCGCTCATCGACGCCACCGCCAACAATGCCCTGCTCGAAGCGATGGCTTGCGGCGCCCCGGTCGTCGCCACCGACGTCGGCGGCATCAGCTCCTACACCGGCTCCGCAGCGCTCCTCACGGAACCGGGCGACCCCGTTGCGGCCACCGAAGCCGTCGAGAGCCTGCTCGCCGAGACCGGCACCGCCGCCGACCGAGCCCGTCGGGCAGCTGCACGAGCCCGTGCCGAGCAGTTCGCATGGCCCGCCGTTGCGGAGCAAGTCCGAGACGTCTACCGAAAGTTGGTGGCTGACCAGTGACACTCTGGTTCGACTTCGCCGTCCCCGTGTTGGTCACCGTCATCCTCGCCCGAGCGATCTGGGCCTACCTCGCCACTGAGAGCAGCGCTCGCTGGCTCCTGACCGTCGCCCGCCGCCACGACCACGCCGCCGCGCCCGCCCCCTGGCTGGTCGTCCTGCTCCCTATGCTCCGGGAACAGGCCGTCGCGCCCGAGACCATCGCGGCCTTCACCTCGCTCGACTACCCACCGGGCCGTGCCGCGGTCGTTGTCATCACCACCGAACGCGAAACCATCGCCCGCGATCAACGCCTGGCCGAAGCCACAGAGTTGGCCAGGCAGCGGCCACTCACTACCGCGGACCTGCGCGGCCTACTCCCAGCCGCCCGCTGCGAACCGGCCGCCCAGGAGCTCACCGCCGCACTCGCCACCGATCGCGGTACCGCGCTCACCGCCCTGGTGAACTCCGAACCCACCACCGCCCAGATCGTCGAAGCCACCCGCCCAACCGCCGGGCCGCTCCCGCTCATCCACCTGCACCAACCGAACCAAGGTGGCCGCAAGGCTGGCCAGCTCAACTACGCCGTGAGCCAACTCGA
Protein-coding regions in this window:
- a CDS encoding P-loop NTPase family protein — protein: MDVDRSFAADQLAHLADFSATLGRVGECEHPRMSITVRHDTGLFNDRLERLAALPYRTVIPFRGEPYHLAQIGDVTWWRQPHGAGRCEDHLYARDQGGRIHILLRPGAERGERYLMRVIREAALRCAQERGWAVFHAAAAAVGGRGVLLAGTSGAGKTTVLSALAAYAGADLIAADRAAVDEEATHVLGVPLSVRIGSGTIGALPPAITADRRLAVPDHLGPAGKAALTPAEFAGAFGVAVRESAPLALVVMPQLTADQQPPTARPFDRCTARRQLATACCTPYDEDWLEPWLTPQSTSIDALQQQADQLLDSLADSVPVLHVTAGVQCPDLLHRLADCVLGRLG
- a CDS encoding HNH endonuclease — protein: MVTRERRKLPSWVREVVLAANGGFCTYCGSSGTRAEVVDHVDPVRAAGRDDITNLVPACRSCNSSKGSRAPLEWKAAQEELVRNTPEWKWDSLDARTPCFPEYVLSLTEAGLLEIVSDVQAEVLEAAKAFQARAAETSMAHARSFIASLGNVVDSTTRVRLLGFMRRHLDALDGTGQSAAAGQMAGRQLI
- a CDS encoding P-loop NTPase family protein codes for the protein MRPQRIALVGPVASGKSTLAAAIAHHTGLPHIDLDLLFWGPRWTPVPTDVFHDRVHQAIAQDRWITDGNYGGDVGGTITNCAELTIWLDLPLRTCLPRLLNRSLRRAWHGHELFAGNRETWSHLIARDSILWWGPVHHHRHRRRWRDDLAASGRPVLHLREAATLAPALHHLDLLPERWEARCPAK
- a CDS encoding TrmO family methyltransferase domain-containing protein → MADRETFEVEALGHVVGGRTEPTDDFWGGTRAIIRLDDSLFTPDATKGLEDFSHLEIVFRFHLTDPTDLNLGARRPRDNPDWPEVGIFGHRNMRRLNWLGVSRCRLLKVDGLDLHVEDLDAVDGTPVLEVKPWFSEMGPRGEHRQAEWTTVMLRDYFAPADQG
- a CDS encoding glycosyltransferase family 4 protein encodes the protein MPREVIASVVRVPWHSTHGGYDRLLDYLPETRRIGPPSTPLARSLASVGHLVGRRLCPLPFYPARHFATDIRILADPRPAHVLYGDEQFWFSQHRTAPTAVTYHQPARHLARLLPSATWRSLLPRAAHVITLDPTQQAFFADHLPEQRVHLVPHGIDTAAFRPGQPLQPGNRPMVLTVGWWLRDWDVLDAVHWRLHRRYGDEVDLVVVTREAAAHRWHPAVRVLENVAEPVLVDLYQRAAAVLLPLIDATANNALLEAMACGAPVVATDVGGISSYTGSAALLTEPGDPVAATEAVESLLAETGTAADRARRAAARARAEQFAWPAVAEQVRDVYRKLVADQ
- a CDS encoding ATP-binding protein, giving the protein METVKAARRLVDETLRGWGLGELTDSTRLLVSELVTNAVRHTGCTRIVVRLARDERTVRVSVQDFSCELPLLIQAGLNEERGRGMALVDSMSDRWGVDLKPFGKVVWAQVTARTRPARAM
- a CDS encoding protoporphyrinogen/coproporphyrinogen oxidase, with product MTAGHDDRIVVLGAGPCGLACADALRQLGHRNWVVLEARDTVGGLASSVVDEEGFTWDLGGHVVFSHFGEFDRLLAELFSSDELLVHDRSSYVRFGNRWVPYPFQQHLGALPSLDALACLAGLAAVRLRGRADHQRAADDFESWLQAAYGTPMVERFFGPYNTKVWSVAPREMSAGWVAERVAPASLGGALATVLGLRRPHSTWGPNATFAFPTHGGTGEVWRRLAARLGDRVHTRARAVAIDAEERRVVLAGREVVDYDHLVTTMPLDQLVACTASAPDQVRRAAARLRHNTVAMVGLGYRAPTMDRRSWLYFPHADVPFYRATNFSKYAPANVPGGDTSAYCSWMTETSFPADQSFEPEALTRSCDEALRRHGLVPEQAPLASAHVEVIPYAYPVPTLARDQALAEITPWLEAHGIHSRGRFGTWRYEIGNMDHAVKMGIDIAHRLVTGAAEELVPTPHRDAAMVGSRS
- a CDS encoding Tat pathway signal protein; the encoded protein is MAPGREPNQKLRAVITETKLPGDAIARLVRRVAAEHGEVLETNKSGITQWKNGVQPAGNVGVYLAEALSRALGNQVITLEEIGLTAPATRAPDWDADTLSALAELGRSDVDVERRQALGTAVYSVAALSLPSDDWWPRMANRGTTRGATATRRVGRGDLAAVREMTTLFSQVDQRRGGGHAWTSVVQYLTTDVTAYLQGKFTDERIRRELFSAASELAYLTGWMAFDGGRHPTAQRYFTEAVKLAAEAGDAPMAAHVLRAMAHQAIDLGHHQQALNLATASVEGDRYALASPRERALLGVVHARSLAVSGRRNAASKALLRAEDDLAAADSGIEEPDRVFFFGEASLAHETACALRDIGDLGGSVREFQRSVRTRKATAFTRTHAVTLGYLGSVHSQLNNIEQACATWSQALDAMDGIRSGRTRQAAADMRSLLSPYRRRGTTTASEIDARAAAYLSETA